One genomic segment of Alicycliphilus denitrificans K601 includes these proteins:
- the ccoP gene encoding cytochrome-c oxidase, cbb3-type subunit III has product MSDFTSNFWSIYVAGITIIGIIGCGLLLWITSRKKVEATADNTTGHVWDEDLTEMNNPMPRWWMWLFVLTIVFGFGYLVAYPGLGTFKGQLGWTQLGEYQQEVEKANTELQPLYARFASMTTEDMAKDPAAMAIGERLFMNNCAQCHGSDARGSKGFPSLADGDWLHGGAPDDIRKTIHDGRVGVMPPMAAAVGSPEDVRNVTHYVLSLSGSPHDSLRASLGKSKFAACAACHGMDGKGNAALGAPNLTDDIWLHGWGEAAITAMINNGKTNEMPAQAGKLTDAQINVLTAYVWGLSHKAGASR; this is encoded by the coding sequence ATGAGCGATTTCACCAGCAATTTCTGGTCCATCTATGTGGCCGGAATCACCATCATCGGCATCATTGGCTGCGGCCTGCTGCTTTGGATCACTTCCCGCAAGAAGGTCGAGGCGACGGCGGACAACACCACGGGCCACGTCTGGGACGAGGACCTGACCGAAATGAACAACCCCATGCCACGCTGGTGGATGTGGCTGTTCGTGCTGACCATCGTGTTCGGCTTTGGTTATTTGGTGGCGTATCCTGGCCTGGGCACGTTCAAGGGCCAGCTTGGCTGGACCCAACTGGGCGAGTACCAGCAAGAGGTGGAGAAGGCGAATACCGAACTGCAGCCTCTTTACGCGCGTTTTGCCAGCATGACTACCGAGGACATGGCGAAGGACCCCGCAGCCATGGCCATCGGCGAGCGCCTGTTCATGAACAACTGCGCGCAATGCCATGGCTCGGACGCGCGCGGCAGCAAGGGCTTTCCCAGCCTGGCCGATGGCGACTGGCTCCATGGCGGCGCGCCCGATGACATCCGCAAGACCATTCACGACGGGCGCGTGGGCGTGATGCCGCCCATGGCCGCCGCGGTCGGATCGCCCGAGGACGTGCGCAACGTGACGCATTACGTACTGAGTCTGTCGGGCAGCCCGCACGACTCGCTCAGGGCTTCGCTCGGCAAATCCAAGTTTGCGGCCTGCGCTGCCTGCCACGGCATGGACGGTAAGGGCAACGCGGCGCTGGGAGCCCCCAACCTGACGGATGACATCTGGCTGCACGGCTGGGGCGAGGCCGCCATCACGGCTATGATTAACAACGGCAAGACCAATGAAATGCCGGCACAGGCAGGTAAGCTGACCGACGCGCAGATCAACGTGCTGACGGCTTATGTCTGGGGCTTGTCCCACAAGGCCGGCGCTTCTCGCTGA
- the ccoG gene encoding cytochrome c oxidase accessory protein CcoG: MKPAEDRPRKVIPITPVAAESQQPETVSLYEAQKKIYPRSISGVFARWRWAMVFLTQLVFYGLPWLEWGQRQMVLFDLGARRFYIFGLVLYPQDFIYLTGLLIISALSLFLFTAVAGRLWCGFACPQTVYTEIFMWIEHKIEGDRSARMRLDNGTWTFEKIWKKSLKQVIWVAVAFWTGFTFVGYFVPIRELGGELLVLHGSWQIFWVFFYGFATYGNAGYLREQVCKYMCPYARFQSAMFDKDTLIVTYDPERGEPRGPRTKSVDYKAKGLGDCIDCTLCVQVCPTGIDIRNGLQYECIGCGLCVDACDTVMDKMKYPRGLIRFSTQNGVKNHWTQSQMLKRVLRPRVLFYTSVLIVLCIGMLASLVVRTPLKVDVVRDRAALSRIVAGGKLENIYRLQIMNATEGAQRYVISARGLPGLEVASESEVDIGPADSRWVAVRLQIPYGSAPPGSHTVYFDIQAQGNKGQVAEKSVFLVPR; encoded by the coding sequence ATGAAGCCAGCCGAAGACAGGCCACGCAAGGTGATACCCATTACTCCTGTTGCAGCGGAGAGCCAGCAGCCTGAGACGGTGTCGCTTTACGAAGCCCAGAAGAAGATCTATCCCCGCTCCATCAGCGGTGTGTTCGCGCGCTGGCGCTGGGCGATGGTGTTCCTGACGCAGCTGGTCTTCTATGGCCTGCCCTGGCTGGAGTGGGGGCAGCGCCAGATGGTGCTGTTCGACCTCGGGGCGCGGCGCTTCTACATCTTCGGCCTAGTGCTGTACCCGCAGGACTTCATCTATTTGACCGGCCTGCTCATCATCTCGGCGCTGTCGTTGTTCCTGTTCACGGCAGTGGCGGGGCGGCTGTGGTGCGGATTCGCCTGTCCGCAGACGGTTTATACCGAGATATTCATGTGGATCGAGCACAAGATCGAAGGCGATCGCAGTGCCCGCATGCGCCTGGACAACGGGACGTGGACCTTCGAGAAGATCTGGAAGAAATCGCTCAAGCAGGTGATCTGGGTCGCTGTGGCCTTCTGGACCGGTTTCACGTTCGTGGGTTATTTCGTGCCGATCCGGGAACTCGGCGGCGAGCTGCTGGTGCTGCACGGCTCCTGGCAGATCTTCTGGGTGTTCTTCTATGGTTTCGCGACCTATGGCAATGCAGGCTATCTGCGCGAGCAGGTCTGCAAGTACATGTGCCCCTACGCGCGCTTCCAAAGCGCGATGTTCGACAAGGACACGCTGATCGTCACCTACGACCCCGAGCGAGGCGAGCCCCGCGGACCGCGCACCAAGAGCGTCGACTACAAGGCCAAGGGCCTGGGGGACTGCATCGACTGCACGTTGTGCGTGCAGGTCTGCCCTACGGGCATCGACATCCGCAATGGCCTGCAGTACGAATGCATCGGCTGCGGCCTGTGCGTGGATGCATGCGATACCGTGATGGACAAGATGAAATACCCGCGGGGGCTGATCCGCTTCTCCACGCAGAACGGCGTCAAGAACCACTGGACCCAGTCGCAGATGCTCAAACGCGTGCTGCGTCCGCGCGTGCTGTTCTATACCAGCGTGCTGATTGTGCTTTGCATCGGGATGCTCGCTAGCTTGGTGGTGCGCACGCCTCTCAAGGTGGACGTGGTGCGCGACCGCGCGGCGCTCTCGCGCATCGTGGCTGGGGGCAAGCTGGAGAACATCTACCGGCTGCAGATCATGAATGCCACCGAAGGGGCCCAGCGCTATGTCATCAGCGCGCGTGGGCTGCCAGGGCTGGAGGTGGCTTCCGAGTCCGAGGTCGATATCGGCCCTGCGGACTCCCGCTGGGTTGCTGTGCGCCTGCAAATCCCCTACGGGTCGGCGCCACCGGGCTCGCACACGGTGTATTTCGATATCCAGGCGCAGGGCAACAAAGGGCAGGTGGCGGAGAAATCCGTATTCCTCGTCCCGCGCTGA
- a CDS encoding FixH family protein produces the protein MSKDGPMNADPEPQPWWRYGHVWLIIAGPVIVVIAGFVTLWLALSRPDPVLAEDYYQRGLDINKTLKNADSGMTPAMKGRNHAATPAQDQPR, from the coding sequence ATGTCGAAAGATGGACCAATGAATGCAGACCCCGAGCCGCAGCCCTGGTGGAGGTACGGCCATGTGTGGCTGATCATCGCAGGCCCGGTGATCGTGGTCATTGCCGGTTTCGTCACTCTTTGGCTTGCGCTTTCCCGGCCGGACCCCGTGCTGGCGGAGGACTACTACCAACGTGGCCTGGACATCAACAAGACGCTGAAGAATGCGGACTCTGGCATGACACCCGCAATGAAAGGGCGTAACCACGCCGCCACGCCCGCGCAGGACCAGCCGCGCTGA
- the fnr gene encoding fumarate/nitrate reduction transcriptional regulator Fnr: protein MNRVSTHSNLQSIKVACSNCNLRELCMPVGLDEQQLKRIDDVVAVRRKVKRGGTLFRNGEPFASLFAIRTGFFKTCVATEDGRDQVTGFQMAGEIIGLDGIVNDRHTCDAVALEDAEVCVMPFDRIEELSREVTALQNHVHKIMSREIVREHGVMLLLGSMRAEERLAAFLLNLVQRLHARGFSQSELVLRMTREEIGSYLGLKLETVSRTFSKFVEEGIVEVRQRHVRIVDTDALKRIVNSQQSCL, encoded by the coding sequence ATGAATAGGGTTTCCACACATTCCAACCTGCAATCCATCAAAGTTGCCTGTTCAAACTGCAACTTGCGCGAACTGTGCATGCCCGTCGGGCTGGATGAGCAGCAACTCAAGCGCATCGATGACGTCGTCGCCGTGCGCCGCAAGGTCAAGCGTGGCGGCACGTTGTTTCGCAACGGCGAACCATTCGCATCCCTGTTCGCCATTCGCACGGGCTTCTTCAAGACCTGCGTGGCCACGGAGGATGGACGCGACCAAGTGACGGGTTTTCAGATGGCCGGAGAAATCATCGGCCTAGATGGCATAGTGAACGATCGGCACACCTGCGATGCCGTGGCCCTGGAAGACGCCGAGGTCTGCGTCATGCCGTTCGACCGCATCGAAGAACTGTCCCGCGAAGTCACCGCACTGCAAAACCATGTGCACAAGATCATGAGCCGTGAGATCGTCCGCGAACACGGCGTCATGCTGCTCCTGGGAAGCATGCGGGCCGAGGAGCGCCTTGCCGCCTTCCTGTTGAATCTGGTGCAGCGCTTGCATGCGCGGGGGTTTTCCCAATCGGAACTGGTGTTGCGCATGACGCGCGAGGAAATCGGCAGCTACCTGGGCCTCAAGCTCGAAACCGTGAGCCGCACCTTCTCCAAGTTCGTCGAGGAGGGCATCGTGGAGGTCAGGCAACGCCACGTACGCATCGTGGACACCGATGCCCTGAAGCGCATCGTCAATAGCCAGCAATCCTGTCTCTAA